One Thermus neutrinimicus genomic window carries:
- the rpmC gene encoding 50S ribosomal protein L29, with product MKPSEIRKLSPVEIEKLVREKKRELMELRFQASIGQLSQNHRVRETRRLIARLLTILNEKRRANA from the coding sequence ATGAAGCCCAGTGAGATCCGCAAGCTCTCTCCCGTTGAGATCGAGAAGCTGGTGCGGGAGAAGAAGCGGGAGCTGATGGAGCTTCGCTTCCAGGCCTCCATCGGCCAGCTTTCCCAGAACCACAGGGTGCGGGAGACCCGGCGCCTCATCGCCCGGCTCCTCACGATCCTGAACGAGAAGAGGAGGGCCAAT